In Mycobacterium branderi, the DNA window TGTGCAACCGCTTGCCGTCGAGGTCGTAGCTGCCCTGGATCATCGACGACGGGAAACCGTGGAAGTCGGCGTCGGACGCGTCGAGCTGCCGGTAGTTCTCCGCACGCGCGGCATCGGCATTGCCGTGCTTGATCGCGTCGCGGGGATCGAATTCCCCGAACAACCGCACGACGATCAGCATCGCGTTCGGATACGGGCCGTCCTTGGTGATCACGTAGCTGGTCGGCGGGATGGCGGGACTGCTGTACTTCGACCAGCCCGGCGGTGTCGGGATCGACACCGTCAGGTCGGTCAGCGTGTCGGGGGCCACCGCCTGTTGGCCAACGCCGATTTGTTCGAGGTACTTGGGGAACGGAATCGGCTCGACTTTGGTCGTCGGCGTGGTGGACGTGGCGCTGGTTGTCCAGATCGACTGGTAGTCAGGGGTTTTCGGTCCGCAGCCAGCGGTCAGCAGTAGCGCAGCGGCCGCGACGAGCAGGCGTTTCACAGAATGTCGCGGACCGCGTCGACCGGGCGCCCCAGTCGGGTTCCCTTGGCGGTGACGACGAACGGACGCTGGATCAGGATCGGGTTGGCGACCATGGCGTCCACTAGCTCGTCGTCGCTCGCGTCGTCGAGGCCCAGCTGACGGTATGTGTCTTCGTTTTTGCGTATCGCGTCGCGCACGCCGACGCCCGCATCGCGGATCATCTTGGCCAGCTCCGCCCGGCTGGGCGGTGTTTTGAGGTATTCGACCACGGTCGGTTCGATCCCGTTGTCGCGCAACAGTTCCAGTGTCTTGCGAGAGGTCGAGCAACGCGGGTTGTGGTAGATGACGGTGTCCGACATCTAGGCGTCTCCGTCGAAAAGCCCTGTGACAGAACCGTTTTCGAAGACTGCGCGGATGGTGCTGGCGAGCAGCGGGGCAATCGAGAGCACCGTGAGCTGCGGGAACCGCTTGGCCTCGTCGATAGGCAGCGTGTTGGTGACAATCACCTCGCGGGCGCCGCAGTCGGCCAGCCGCTCGGACGCCGGTTCGGAGAGCACGCCGTGGCTTGCCGCGATGATGACGTCGCTGGCGCCCTCGTCGCGCAGCAGCTTGACCGCCCCGGCGATCGTGCCGCCGGTGTCGATCATGTCGTCGATCAGCACGCAGGTGCGGCCCTCCACTTCGCCGACCACCCGGTTGGACACCACCTGGTTGGGCACTCGCGGATCGCGCGTCTTGTGGATGAAGGCCAGTGGCACGCCGCCCAGCGAGTCGGCCCACTTCTCGGCGATGCGCACCCGGCCGGAGTCGGGGGAGACCACCACCATGTTGCCGTCCGGATAGTTGTCTTTGATGTAGCCGGTGAGCAGGTGCTGCGCGCGCATGTGGTCGACCGGCCCGTCGAAGAAGCCCTGAATCTGGTCGGTGTGCAGGTCGACGGTCACGATCCGGTCGGCACCGGCGGTCTTGAGCAAATCGGCGACCAGCCGCGCCGAGATCGGCTCGCGGCCGCGGTGCTTCTTGTCCTGGCGGGCGTAGGGGTAGAACGGCATGACGGCGGTGATCCGCTTGGCGCTGCCCCGCTTGAGCGCGTCGATCATGATCAGCTGCTCGACCAGCCACTGGTTGACCGGGGCGGGGTAGGACTGCAGGACGAACGCGTCACAGCCACGCACCGATTCGTGGAAGCGGACGAAGATCTCGCCGTTGGCGAAGTCGCGGGCGGTCTGGGCCGTGACGTG includes these proteins:
- a CDS encoding ribose-phosphate diphosphokinase, translating into MSHDWTDNRKNLMLFSGRAHPELAEQVAKELDVHVTAQTARDFANGEIFVRFHESVRGCDAFVLQSYPAPVNQWLVEQLIMIDALKRGSAKRITAVMPFYPYARQDKKHRGREPISARLVADLLKTAGADRIVTVDLHTDQIQGFFDGPVDHMRAQHLLTGYIKDNYPDGNMVVVSPDSGRVRIAEKWADSLGGVPLAFIHKTRDPRVPNQVVSNRVVGEVEGRTCVLIDDMIDTGGTIAGAVKLLRDEGASDVIIAASHGVLSEPASERLADCGAREVIVTNTLPIDEAKRFPQLTVLSIAPLLASTIRAVFENGSVTGLFDGDA
- a CDS encoding LpqN/LpqT family lipoprotein — protein: MKRLLVAAAALLLTAGCGPKTPDYQSIWTTSATSTTPTTKVEPIPFPKYLEQIGVGQQAVAPDTLTDLTVSIPTPPGWSKYSSPAIPPTSYVITKDGPYPNAMLIVVRLFGEFDPRDAIKHGNADAARAENYRQLDASDADFHGFPSSMIQGSYDLDGKRLHTYNRVVIATGSPPDSQRYLVQLAVTSLADQAVAEAADIEKIIDGFTVAAK
- the arsC gene encoding arsenate reductase (glutaredoxin) (This arsenate reductase requires both glutathione and glutaredoxin to convert arsenate to arsenite, after which the efflux transporter formed by ArsA and ArsB can extrude the arsenite from the cell, providing resistance.), which codes for MSDTVIYHNPRCSTSRKTLELLRDNGIEPTVVEYLKTPPSRAELAKMIRDAGVGVRDAIRKNEDTYRQLGLDDASDDELVDAMVANPILIQRPFVVTAKGTRLGRPVDAVRDIL